Proteins co-encoded in one Arthrobacter sp. ERGS1:01 genomic window:
- a CDS encoding cysteine desulfurase family protein, with protein MPVYLDHAATTPLSAPALAALTSVIARPGNPSSLHGAGRRARATVEASRETIAAAAGAHPTEVIFTSGGTEADNLAVKGLFWNRRDADPRRTRILVSGVEHAAVQDTVEWLEKHEGAQAVWLPVDESGTVSLAALARELDDGGADTVALISCMWANNEVGTIEPIAGIVELAGAHGIPVHSDAVQAFGSVPVNFKKSGLAAMSISGHKIGGPVGVGALLLGRAVSLTPVQHGGGQERGVRSGTLDTAGIAAFAAAAQDVTDNLSDESARIAALRDGIIAAVRAAVPDAVLRGVDPAVNPAGRLPGNAHFTFPGCEGDSLLFLLDMAGIESSTGSACTAGVPRPSHVLLAMGLDEDTARGAQRFSLGHTSSPEDVEAFVAALPQAHARAKTAGMAGHQSSIQTASTQ; from the coding sequence GTGCCCGTGTATCTAGACCACGCGGCGACCACGCCCCTTTCGGCCCCGGCCCTCGCCGCACTCACCTCCGTCATCGCCCGTCCCGGCAACCCCTCATCGCTGCATGGGGCAGGCCGTCGCGCCCGCGCCACCGTCGAGGCGTCCCGTGAAACCATCGCGGCGGCCGCCGGCGCCCACCCCACCGAGGTCATCTTCACCTCCGGCGGCACCGAGGCGGACAACCTCGCCGTCAAGGGCCTTTTTTGGAACCGCCGCGACGCCGATCCCCGCCGGACCCGCATCCTGGTCTCCGGCGTCGAACACGCCGCCGTCCAGGACACCGTGGAATGGCTGGAAAAGCACGAAGGCGCCCAGGCCGTCTGGCTCCCCGTCGATGAAAGCGGCACCGTGAGCCTGGCAGCACTGGCCCGCGAGCTCGACGACGGCGGCGCGGACACCGTGGCCCTCATCAGTTGCATGTGGGCCAACAACGAGGTCGGCACCATCGAGCCCATCGCCGGGATCGTGGAGCTCGCCGGCGCCCACGGCATCCCCGTGCACTCCGACGCCGTCCAGGCCTTCGGCTCCGTGCCCGTGAACTTCAAGAAATCCGGACTGGCCGCCATGTCCATCAGCGGGCACAAGATCGGCGGGCCCGTCGGCGTCGGCGCGCTCCTGCTGGGCCGCGCCGTGTCATTGACTCCCGTCCAGCACGGCGGGGGACAGGAACGCGGCGTCCGCTCCGGCACCCTGGACACTGCTGGAATCGCCGCCTTTGCCGCCGCCGCACAGGACGTCACCGACAACCTGTCCGACGAAAGTGCCAGGATCGCCGCCCTCCGCGACGGGATCATCGCCGCCGTCCGTGCGGCCGTGCCGGACGCCGTGCTGCGCGGCGTGGACCCGGCCGTCAACCCGGCCGGCCGCCTACCCGGCAACGCCCATTTCACGTTTCCCGGCTGCGAGGGAGACTCGCTGCTGTTCCTGCTGGACATGGCCGGCATTGAATCCTCCACCGGCTCGGCCTGCACGGCCGGCGTGCCCCGACCCTCCCACGTGCTCCTGGCCATGGGCCTGGACGAGGACACGGCACGTGGCGCACAACGCTTCAGCCTCGGGCATACATCGAGCCCGGAAGACGTTGAAGCCTTTGTGGCCGCGTTGCCGCAAGCACACGCACGCGCAAAAACAGCCGGCATGGCCGGGCATCAATCGTCGATCCAAACGGCGAGTACGCAGTAG
- a CDS encoding S8 family serine peptidase, protein MKTATFRRATAAAACAVAFAASTVLSGSAMATTAATPSTPVVFPAVEGQLMSYVVNAKVANANKTKEVVKAVEAAGGVAVQQWPEIGVVIVQSESANFRSDILKYGYSTVESVGATRTIPVAEGTPAGIPVPWQKAMAPRSKQLAKSDLLYGDATFDGVAADPRETEQWDMVQIKADQAHQLTDGSRNVLVGVLDSGIDPNHPDLKANIDVAASVNCTNAGRPDTSPTGWNPTTSSHGTHVAGIIGAARNGVGIVGVAPNVRMASVKVVNDAGSIYPEYAICGFMWAGMKGMDVTNNSYYIDPLEFWCNDQPDQAAVRVAVERAVNWSTKQGVVHAAAAGNSSYDLSNKTTDNASPNDSTPIARGINNQCKDIPTELDGVVTVSSTDQAGKLSSFSNRGLNSIAVAAPGSRILSTLPNNSYGLLSGTSMASPHVAGVLALMKSQHPGWAPKKLISELQKQAQNHICMPSATPVGAACVGTLDNNSYYGEGISDALAAVL, encoded by the coding sequence ATGAAGACAGCTACATTCCGTCGCGCGACGGCGGCTGCCGCGTGCGCCGTCGCCTTCGCCGCGTCCACAGTGCTCAGCGGCAGCGCCATGGCAACAACCGCAGCCACGCCGTCCACGCCCGTCGTTTTTCCCGCCGTCGAGGGCCAGCTCATGAGCTACGTCGTCAACGCGAAGGTCGCCAACGCCAACAAGACCAAGGAGGTCGTGAAGGCCGTTGAGGCCGCCGGCGGCGTCGCCGTGCAGCAGTGGCCCGAGATTGGCGTGGTCATCGTCCAGTCCGAGAGCGCCAACTTCCGCTCCGACATCCTCAAGTACGGCTACTCCACCGTCGAATCGGTGGGCGCAACGCGCACCATTCCGGTCGCGGAGGGCACGCCGGCCGGGATCCCCGTCCCCTGGCAGAAGGCTATGGCGCCCCGCAGCAAGCAACTCGCCAAGTCCGACCTCCTGTACGGCGACGCCACGTTCGACGGCGTTGCCGCGGACCCGCGCGAAACCGAGCAGTGGGACATGGTGCAGATCAAGGCGGACCAGGCCCACCAGCTGACCGACGGATCCCGCAACGTCCTGGTGGGAGTCCTCGACAGCGGCATCGACCCGAACCACCCCGACTTGAAGGCCAACATCGACGTCGCGGCGTCGGTAAACTGCACCAACGCCGGCCGTCCCGACACCTCCCCCACCGGCTGGAACCCCACCACCTCCTCGCACGGAACCCATGTGGCCGGCATCATCGGTGCCGCCCGCAACGGCGTCGGGATCGTGGGCGTGGCCCCGAACGTGCGCATGGCCTCCGTCAAGGTGGTCAACGACGCCGGCTCGATCTACCCCGAATACGCCATCTGCGGCTTCATGTGGGCGGGCATGAAGGGCATGGACGTCACAAATAACAGCTACTACATCGACCCGCTGGAATTCTGGTGCAACGACCAGCCCGACCAGGCAGCCGTGCGGGTTGCCGTTGAGCGCGCCGTCAACTGGTCAACAAAGCAGGGCGTGGTGCACGCGGCCGCGGCCGGCAACTCCTCCTACGACCTGTCCAACAAGACCACGGACAACGCCAGCCCGAACGACAGCACGCCGATTGCGCGCGGCATCAACAACCAGTGCAAGGACATCCCCACCGAGCTGGACGGGGTGGTCACCGTTTCCTCGACCGACCAGGCCGGCAAGTTGTCCTCATTCTCCAACCGCGGCCTGAACTCGATTGCCGTCGCAGCCCCGGGCTCCCGGATCCTTTCCACGCTGCCGAACAACAGCTACGGCCTGCTTAGCGGTACGTCGATGGCATCCCCGCACGTGGCGGGCGTACTGGCGCTCATGAAGTCCCAGCACCCCGGATGGGCCCCGAAGAAGCTGATCTCCGAACTGCAGAAGCAAGCCCAGAACCACATCTGCATGCCGTCCGCGACTCCCGTCGGCGCAGCCTGCGTGGGCACCCTGGACAACAACAGCTACTACGGCGAAGGCATCTCCGACGCCCTGGCCGCCGTGCTCTAA
- a CDS encoding helix-turn-helix transcriptional regulator: MNEAERLRAVASLGDPVRKQIFELLRKAPDPLSRDDCAAALGLPKSTIRTHLDRLEAEKLLHVEFRKVGDRTGPGSGRPTKLYTVAIAEVGASVPARHYDLAAQLLAAAVQRSIDTSEGVEDALAAVAFDAGQSLGAEAGSIGHVLADTGYDPRPDGAGGIIMANCPFHRLAQEHTGVVCALNGALLNGALAGCSDTAHSIEPDPDASHCCARIVPVR; this comes from the coding sequence ATGAATGAGGCGGAACGGCTCCGCGCCGTCGCGTCGTTGGGCGATCCGGTGCGCAAACAGATCTTTGAGCTGCTGCGCAAGGCCCCGGACCCGCTGAGCCGGGACGACTGCGCCGCAGCCCTGGGCCTGCCCAAAAGCACCATCCGGACACACCTTGACCGGCTCGAGGCGGAGAAGCTGCTCCACGTCGAATTCCGCAAGGTGGGGGACCGCACGGGGCCTGGCTCCGGCCGGCCCACCAAGCTGTACACCGTGGCCATCGCCGAGGTGGGCGCTTCCGTGCCCGCCCGCCACTACGACCTCGCCGCCCAACTGCTGGCCGCCGCCGTGCAACGCTCCATCGATACTTCCGAAGGTGTGGAGGACGCGCTCGCCGCCGTGGCGTTCGACGCCGGCCAATCCCTGGGTGCCGAGGCCGGCAGCATCGGGCACGTCCTGGCCGACACCGGCTACGACCCCAGGCCCGACGGCGCCGGCGGCATCATCATGGCCAACTGCCCGTTCCACCGGCTGGCCCAGGAACACACAGGCGTGGTGTGCGCCCTCAACGGAGCCCTGCTCAACGGCGCCCTGGCCGGCTGCAGCGACACCGCCCACAGCATCGAACCCGATCCGGATGCCTCCCACTGCTGCGCGAGGATCGTGCCCGTCCGGTAG
- the folE gene encoding GTP cyclohydrolase I yields the protein MSISSAALPSLLAYEDPSDDEPATSPGIDLPAAQAAIADFLRALGRDVDNPHLLDTPRRVAAAYAEMLTPRETSWTTFPNDEGYAGLVLVKDVPFNSLCQHHLLPFRGVAHVGYLPGERLFGLSKLARGVELFARDLQVQERLTQQVADWLEETLSPRGVGVVLEAEHMCMSLRGVQAAGTSTRTSVFTGALAGAGPLRDQFPG from the coding sequence ATGTCGATCTCAAGCGCCGCCCTCCCCAGTCTGCTCGCCTATGAGGATCCCTCCGACGACGAGCCGGCTACCTCGCCCGGGATCGACCTGCCGGCCGCGCAGGCCGCGATCGCCGATTTCCTGCGCGCCCTGGGCCGCGACGTGGACAACCCCCACCTGCTGGATACGCCACGGCGCGTGGCCGCCGCCTACGCCGAAATGCTGACCCCGCGGGAAACCAGCTGGACCACTTTCCCCAACGATGAGGGTTATGCGGGCCTGGTGCTGGTCAAGGACGTGCCGTTCAACTCCCTGTGCCAGCACCACCTGCTGCCGTTCCGCGGCGTGGCACATGTGGGCTACCTCCCGGGTGAGCGGCTGTTCGGGCTGTCGAAGCTGGCCCGCGGCGTGGAGCTCTTTGCCCGTGACCTGCAGGTCCAGGAACGCCTGACCCAGCAAGTGGCAGACTGGCTGGAGGAGACGCTGTCACCGCGCGGCGTCGGCGTCGTACTGGAGGCCGAGCACATGTGCATGTCATTGCGTGGGGTGCAGGCGGCCGGCACGTCCACCCGCACCTCGGTCTTCACCGGCGCCCTGGCCGGTGCCGGCCCGCTGCGGGACCAGTTCCCGGGCTAA
- a CDS encoding NAD(P)/FAD-dependent oxidoreductase, giving the protein MSESNSAATPTGADTSSADAGMVIIGGGLAGATAADTLRAEGYTGPVTIVAEEPEIPYQRPPLSKGFLAGKEGDDALLPYPASWYPEHDVTVRTGTAATAIDPAAHAVSLSDGSVLPYAKLLIATGALPRVIPFPGVELDGVHYFRSKADAVAMKELLSAGGHNLVMIGSGWIGMEIAATARELGNNVTLLGLEDVPLSVAIGKELGAVFAARHEEAGVRFVLPASAAEIKGDAGRVTGVVTTTGVTLPADLVIVAVGVVPNIALAKEAGLAIDNGIQVSGSLQSSDPDIFAAGDVANSLHPVTGAYARSEHWANAIAAGKVAARSMLGRDAVLDDIPYFYTDQFDLGMEYSGYGALTRDAELVVRGSLEKREFIAFWVLEGRVVAGMNVNIWDVQDAIKELIGSGRTVDTQALADPQIPLEAI; this is encoded by the coding sequence ATGAGCGAGTCAAACAGCGCAGCAACCCCCACCGGCGCCGACACCAGTAGTGCCGATGCGGGCATGGTGATCATTGGCGGGGGTCTGGCCGGCGCCACCGCCGCCGACACCCTCCGCGCCGAAGGCTACACGGGCCCGGTGACGATCGTGGCGGAGGAGCCGGAGATCCCGTACCAGCGCCCGCCTCTGTCCAAGGGTTTCCTGGCCGGCAAGGAGGGCGACGACGCCCTGCTCCCCTACCCCGCAAGTTGGTACCCCGAACACGACGTCACGGTCCGCACCGGCACGGCTGCCACCGCGATCGACCCCGCCGCCCACGCCGTGAGCCTGTCCGACGGCTCGGTGCTGCCGTATGCGAAGCTGCTCATTGCCACGGGCGCCTTACCGCGGGTGATCCCCTTCCCCGGCGTGGAGCTCGACGGCGTCCACTACTTCCGCTCGAAGGCCGACGCCGTGGCCATGAAGGAGCTGCTGTCCGCCGGCGGCCACAACCTGGTCATGATCGGCTCCGGCTGGATCGGCATGGAAATTGCCGCCACCGCCCGCGAGCTTGGCAACAACGTGACCCTGCTGGGCCTGGAGGACGTGCCGCTCTCGGTGGCCATCGGCAAGGAACTCGGCGCGGTCTTTGCCGCCCGCCATGAGGAGGCCGGGGTGCGGTTTGTGCTGCCGGCGAGCGCCGCGGAAATCAAGGGCGACGCCGGCCGGGTCACCGGAGTCGTGACGACCACCGGCGTCACGCTGCCCGCGGACCTGGTGATCGTGGCCGTCGGGGTGGTGCCGAACATCGCGCTGGCCAAGGAGGCCGGCCTGGCCATCGACAACGGCATCCAGGTCTCCGGCAGCCTGCAAAGCTCCGATCCCGACATCTTCGCCGCCGGCGACGTGGCCAACTCGCTGCACCCCGTCACCGGCGCCTATGCCCGCTCCGAACACTGGGCCAACGCGATCGCCGCCGGCAAGGTGGCCGCCAGGTCCATGCTGGGCCGGGACGCGGTGCTCGATGACATCCCCTACTTTTACACCGACCAGTTTGACCTGGGCATGGAGTACTCCGGCTACGGCGCACTGACCAGGGACGCCGAACTGGTGGTCCGCGGCAGCCTGGAGAAACGCGAGTTCATCGCGTTCTGGGTGCTCGAAGGCCGCGTTGTGGCCGGCATGAACGTGAACATCTGGGACGTGCAGGACGCCATCAAGGAGCTGATCGGCTCCGGCCGCACGGTCGACACGCAGGCGCTGGCTGACCCGCAAATCCCGCTCGAGGCTATTTGA
- the folP gene encoding dihydropteroate synthase — MTTFEPARTAHGSAAPFYTPPLLHPVHQFGTRTLDFSRQVALMAIVNRTPDSFYDGGATFALDAAVAASLAAVDGGADWVDIGGVPFAPGPALSAAEEGDRVVPVIEAVSAASDVIISVDTFLPEVAARSIAAGAHVINDTTGLANPELAAVVAETGAHLVITHSLARPRTVYPRPSYGDVAAEVAAFLAEKVELALSLGVPAEKIIVDPGHDLNKNTLHTLEITRRFNEFAALGFPALAAVSNKDFIGETLDQDKAQRLEGSLATGVICILGGARILRMHNVASASSAIRMTEAVLGWREPAYLRHNMGDVNQPAHR; from the coding sequence ATGACTACTTTCGAGCCGGCCCGCACCGCCCACGGATCGGCGGCGCCCTTCTACACGCCGCCCCTGCTGCACCCCGTGCACCAGTTCGGCACCCGGACGCTGGACTTCAGCCGCCAGGTGGCGTTGATGGCCATCGTGAACCGGACCCCCGACTCCTTTTACGACGGCGGCGCCACCTTTGCGCTGGACGCGGCGGTTGCCGCCTCGCTGGCCGCCGTGGACGGCGGCGCCGACTGGGTCGACATTGGCGGCGTCCCCTTCGCGCCGGGCCCGGCCCTGAGCGCCGCAGAGGAGGGCGACCGCGTAGTGCCCGTCATTGAGGCGGTGTCGGCCGCCAGCGACGTCATCATCTCGGTCGACACCTTCCTGCCCGAGGTTGCGGCGCGCAGCATCGCCGCCGGTGCCCATGTCATCAACGACACGACGGGGCTCGCCAACCCGGAGCTGGCCGCCGTCGTCGCCGAGACCGGCGCCCACCTGGTCATCACCCATTCGCTGGCCCGGCCACGCACCGTCTACCCCCGCCCCAGCTACGGCGACGTCGCCGCCGAGGTGGCCGCGTTCCTGGCCGAGAAGGTGGAACTTGCATTGTCGCTGGGCGTCCCGGCCGAGAAGATCATCGTGGACCCCGGCCACGACCTGAACAAGAACACGCTGCACACGCTGGAGATCACCCGGCGTTTCAACGAGTTCGCCGCCCTGGGCTTTCCCGCGCTGGCCGCCGTGTCGAACAAGGACTTCATCGGCGAAACCCTCGATCAGGACAAGGCGCAGCGGCTGGAGGGTTCGCTGGCCACGGGCGTCATCTGCATCCTCGGCGGCGCCCGGATCCTGCGCATGCACAATGTGGCCTCTGCCAGCTCCGCCATCCGCATGACCGAGGCCGTGCTGGGCTGGCGGGAACCGGCATACCTGCGCCACAACATGGGCGACGTCAACCAGCCCGCCCACCGCTGA
- a CDS encoding pyrimidine reductase family protein — protein MIERIFPESGLSGQALDDDLLAAPFTAPGSKTWVSFNFVSSIDGAATVDGRSGALGNADDQHFFQLMRRNADVILVGAQTVRSEGYGGELLSPEAQAWRADRGLPVHPPLAIVSGSLNLDPTLEVFTDAPVRPLVITTAAAPPVRRAALAAVADVVDAGADTLDAGALLAGLAGRGLHRVHSEGGPTVLGTFAAADKVDELCLTVSPLLVGGTAKRIADVLPGGDGEGAGPRAMTLAQIHKAGSMLFLRYVRDTGPSEGPKV, from the coding sequence ATGATTGAACGGATCTTCCCCGAGTCCGGCCTGTCCGGGCAGGCGCTCGACGACGACCTCCTCGCCGCGCCCTTCACGGCCCCCGGCAGCAAGACGTGGGTCAGCTTCAACTTTGTCTCGAGCATTGACGGGGCGGCAACCGTCGACGGGCGTTCGGGCGCGTTGGGCAACGCCGACGACCAGCACTTTTTCCAACTGATGCGCCGGAACGCCGACGTGATCCTGGTGGGCGCCCAAACAGTCCGGTCCGAAGGCTACGGCGGGGAGCTGCTCAGCCCCGAGGCGCAGGCGTGGCGGGCCGATCGCGGCCTGCCCGTCCACCCGCCGCTGGCCATCGTGTCCGGCTCGCTCAACCTCGACCCCACCCTCGAGGTGTTCACCGACGCCCCCGTGCGCCCCCTGGTCATCACGACGGCTGCGGCACCGCCGGTCCGCCGGGCCGCGTTAGCCGCCGTGGCCGACGTCGTGGACGCCGGCGCGGACACGCTGGATGCGGGCGCGCTTCTGGCCGGACTTGCGGGCAGGGGCCTGCACCGGGTCCATTCCGAGGGCGGACCCACCGTGCTGGGCACCTTCGCGGCCGCGGACAAGGTGGATGAACTGTGCCTGACGGTGTCGCCCCTGCTGGTGGGCGGGACCGCGAAGCGCATCGCCGACGTCCTGCCGGGCGGAGACGGCGAGGGTGCCGGGCCGCGTGCCATGACGCTGGCCCAAATCCACAAGGCCGGGTCCATGCTGTTCCTGCGTTACGTCCGGGACACCGGGCCGAGCGAGGGTCCGAAAGTCTAA
- a CDS encoding diacylglycerol/lipid kinase family protein: MTAAHSADDGATTPPLPGPPQARARILSIAVAVNPRAAFGGRRSNTTGQVGDMAVERLRAAGHTVTVLRRRNYAELRDAVLAALDSGAQALLVVGGDGMVHLGVNALAGRSIPLGIIPAGTGNDAARGLGLDPKDPAAAVEHFLKAAQGEPRALDLGRIDRDGNGPVWFMCALSAGFDALVNERANGWRWPHGPMRYNLAILRELATLKPLSNSLVVDGVPRQERAVLISVSNGPSIGGGMKITPDARTDDGLLDLFIVAPVSRLTFLRIYPLVYSGRHTGHPVVSIERVTSVDMDSAGLVAYADGERIGSLPATVRVDPGALRVWA; encoded by the coding sequence ATGACTGCCGCACATTCCGCCGACGACGGCGCCACCACACCTCCGCTGCCCGGCCCGCCGCAGGCCCGGGCCCGGATCCTTTCGATCGCCGTCGCCGTGAACCCGCGGGCTGCCTTTGGCGGCCGCCGCAGCAACACGACCGGCCAGGTCGGCGACATGGCGGTCGAGCGCCTGCGGGCCGCCGGGCACACCGTCACCGTGTTGCGCCGGCGCAACTACGCCGAGTTGCGCGACGCCGTGCTCGCCGCACTCGATTCCGGCGCGCAGGCGCTGCTCGTGGTGGGCGGCGACGGCATGGTCCACCTGGGCGTCAATGCGCTGGCCGGGCGCTCCATACCCCTGGGCATCATTCCGGCCGGCACCGGCAACGATGCCGCCCGCGGCCTGGGCCTTGACCCGAAGGACCCGGCGGCCGCCGTCGAGCATTTCCTCAAAGCCGCCCAGGGGGAGCCGCGCGCCCTGGATCTGGGGCGGATCGATCGCGACGGCAACGGTCCGGTCTGGTTCATGTGCGCGCTGTCCGCCGGCTTTGATGCGCTGGTCAACGAGCGCGCCAACGGGTGGCGGTGGCCGCATGGGCCCATGCGCTACAACCTGGCCATCCTGCGGGAACTGGCGACGCTCAAGCCGTTGAGCAATTCACTGGTGGTGGACGGCGTGCCGCGGCAGGAGCGGGCCGTGCTGATTTCGGTGTCCAACGGCCCGTCGATCGGTGGCGGCATGAAGATCACCCCCGATGCCAGGACCGACGACGGCCTGCTGGATTTGTTCATTGTGGCGCCCGTGTCCCGGCTGACGTTCCTGCGCATCTACCCGCTGGTCTATTCGGGCCGGCACACCGGACACCCCGTGGTCTCGATCGAGCGCGTCACCTCCGTGGACATGGACTCGGCCGGGCTCGTGGCTTACGCCGACGGCGAGCGGATCGGCTCGCTGCCGGCCACGGTCCGGGTGGACCCGGGGGCACTGCGCGTATGGGCGTGA
- a CDS encoding J domain-containing protein yields MSEKYLTHYQVLGVPSTATEREIKIAYRKAARLAHPDHGGDPAVFRKITEAYEVLVNPAQRRIYDGSYQGAPGRTGTAGSYGSPGRSGGEPFSGAGFSGTFTTRPSKETRNTAGDPAIYVPAYEDLLPGEVPILPRPTAAQPVHGAPRKRGVFGAASRLAREARTAQLIMQQVLPAVPAARLINGLTAPVNNGYLDHVLVSGYRMAIVGSMLVPNGAFRWDGGVLVHGSKVVAPPQLIPATRRMQELFPECNVTAWVCVHSSTGNLFEPVIDYARGSDPDGSNLVNVANPARFVREAKHFLSSGPTPNVVDLQLLSRLLGGMY; encoded by the coding sequence GTGAGCGAGAAGTACCTCACGCACTACCAGGTCCTGGGCGTCCCCAGCACTGCGACCGAACGCGAGATCAAGATTGCGTACCGCAAGGCGGCCCGCCTGGCCCACCCCGACCACGGCGGCGACCCCGCGGTGTTCCGCAAGATCACCGAGGCGTACGAGGTCCTCGTCAACCCGGCCCAACGCCGGATCTACGACGGCTCCTATCAGGGCGCACCGGGGCGCACCGGCACAGCCGGCAGCTACGGGTCCCCCGGCCGCAGCGGCGGCGAACCGTTTTCCGGGGCCGGTTTCAGCGGCACCTTCACCACTCGCCCGTCGAAGGAAACCCGCAACACGGCCGGCGACCCGGCCATCTACGTCCCTGCCTACGAGGACCTGCTCCCCGGCGAGGTGCCGATCCTGCCCCGGCCCACCGCCGCGCAGCCCGTCCACGGCGCACCCCGCAAGCGCGGCGTCTTTGGTGCCGCCTCACGGCTGGCCCGCGAAGCACGCACCGCCCAACTGATCATGCAGCAGGTACTCCCCGCCGTTCCGGCGGCACGGCTCATCAACGGCCTGACCGCCCCCGTCAACAACGGCTACCTGGACCACGTGCTCGTCTCCGGCTACCGCATGGCGATCGTCGGCTCCATGCTGGTGCCCAACGGCGCGTTCCGCTGGGATGGCGGCGTGCTGGTCCACGGCAGCAAGGTGGTGGCGCCGCCGCAACTCATCCCGGCCACCCGGCGCATGCAGGAGCTGTTCCCCGAATGCAACGTCACCGCCTGGGTGTGCGTGCACAGCAGCACGGGAAACCTGTTCGAACCCGTCATCGACTACGCCCGCGGCTCCGACCCCGACGGCTCCAACCTGGTGAACGTGGCCAACCCCGCCCGGTTCGTCCGCGAAGCCAAACACTTCCTCTCCTCCGGACCCACCCCCAACGTGGTGGACCTGCAGCTCCTGAGCAGGCTGCTCGGCGGCATGTACTGA
- a CDS encoding tRNA (cytidine(34)-2'-O)-methyltransferase: protein MFRILFVTPEIPGNTGNAIRLAAITGAELHLVEPLGFDFSDAKLRRAGLDYHDLAVVTVHKTLDAAWEALAPERVFAFTADGEAGYADIAYQAGDVLMFGRESEGLPEDVKHDPRVTSRVRLPMLPSLRSLNLANAASIAVYEAWRQNGFAGAKL, encoded by the coding sequence GTGTTTCGCATCCTCTTCGTAACCCCCGAAATTCCCGGTAACACGGGCAACGCCATACGCCTGGCCGCCATTACCGGGGCGGAGCTGCACCTGGTGGAGCCGTTGGGCTTTGACTTTTCCGACGCCAAGCTGCGCCGCGCCGGCCTGGATTACCACGACCTCGCGGTCGTCACCGTCCACAAGACGCTTGACGCCGCCTGGGAGGCCCTGGCCCCGGAGCGCGTCTTTGCGTTCACGGCCGACGGCGAAGCCGGCTACGCGGACATCGCCTACCAGGCCGGCGACGTGCTCATGTTTGGCCGCGAATCCGAGGGCCTGCCCGAGGACGTCAAGCACGATCCCCGCGTGACCAGCCGGGTCCGACTGCCCATGCTTCCGTCGCTGCGGTCCCTGAACCTGGCCAATGCGGCCTCGATTGCCGTGTATGAGGCCTGGCGGCAGAACGGTTTTGCCGGCGCCAAGCTCTAG
- a CDS encoding class I SAM-dependent methyltransferase gives MSARDPGLAFTDGALQFEAWSDKLWDPMGRDVVQAARLQPGEKVLDACCGTGAATIPAALAVGPDGTVDGVDLSTGLLRIAAANLAERRILNTTLTEADVTQWRGHRTFDAVLCSYSMFFFADMESGVEHLASMLRPGGRLVTSTWIEGALEPFAGLILEAAIKERPRLAGVVPLANQNMAKIDSADSLAGWLAARGLADVEVSTHPLTLTVDDAMAWDLVMGSGWRTLLPRDPDAIARVRREFIKSVGPQVTMNSDALIGIGTVPA, from the coding sequence ATGTCCGCTCGCGATCCCGGCCTGGCTTTCACCGACGGCGCCCTGCAATTCGAGGCGTGGTCCGACAAACTCTGGGACCCCATGGGCCGCGACGTGGTCCAGGCAGCTCGGCTGCAGCCGGGCGAGAAAGTGCTCGATGCCTGCTGCGGCACCGGTGCCGCCACTATTCCGGCGGCCCTGGCCGTGGGCCCGGACGGCACGGTCGACGGCGTCGACCTCTCCACCGGGCTGCTGCGCATCGCGGCCGCCAACCTGGCCGAGCGCCGCATCCTCAACACCACGCTGACCGAGGCCGACGTCACGCAGTGGCGCGGCCACCGCACCTTTGACGCGGTGCTGTGCTCGTACAGCATGTTCTTCTTTGCCGACATGGAATCCGGCGTGGAGCACCTGGCCTCCATGCTGCGCCCCGGCGGCCGGCTCGTCACGAGCACGTGGATCGAGGGCGCGCTGGAGCCGTTTGCCGGGCTGATCCTGGAAGCCGCCATCAAAGAACGCCCGCGGCTGGCCGGCGTGGTGCCGCTGGCCAACCAAAACATGGCCAAGATCGACTCCGCGGACTCCCTCGCCGGCTGGCTGGCGGCGCGCGGCCTGGCGGACGTGGAAGTTTCCACCCATCCGCTCACGCTCACGGTGGACGACGCCATGGCCTGGGACCTGGTCATGGGCAGCGGCTGGCGCACCCTGCTCCCCCGCGACCCCGACGCAATCGCCCGGGTCCGCCGCGAGTTCATCAAGTCAGTCGGCCCGCAGGTCACGATGAACTCGGACGCCCTGATCGGCATCGGCACCGTCCCGGCTTAA